One Faecalispora anaeroviscerum genomic window carries:
- a CDS encoding DUF7768 domain-containing protein codes for MTDKKLVYIASPYAGDVDNNAEMAKKYCRYAMERGYVPIAPHLLYPAFLDDSNPAERTAGIQMGLHILAACEELWICGSQISKGMEMEIAEAKRLGIPIKYVNQSEMMGVKNMKKYGIWAKRSAASVCGAAEAWLKSDGKPMTFDTYEEAAEKVDSLMKDIGTANVSYFPMEMEQELEKVLSSGMSMKL; via the coding sequence ATGACAGACAAAAAGCTGGTATATATTGCCTCGCCTTACGCCGGAGATGTTGATAACAACGCTGAAATGGCGAAGAAATACTGCCGCTACGCGATGGAACGCGGATATGTTCCGATTGCCCCGCATCTGCTCTATCCGGCTTTTCTGGACGATTCCAATCCTGCCGAAAGAACTGCGGGCATTCAGATGGGGCTCCATATCCTTGCCGCGTGCGAAGAATTATGGATCTGTGGAAGCCAGATATCCAAGGGGATGGAAATGGAGATTGCCGAAGCCAAAAGGCTTGGAATCCCAATAAAATACGTTAATCAATCTGAAATGATGGGAGTGAAAAATATGAAGAAATATGGAATATGGGCGAAAAGAAGCGCCGCATCCGTCTGCGGCGCGGCGGAAGCCTGGCTAAAATCGGACGGGAAACCTATGACCTTTGACACCTATGAAGAAGCGGCGGAAAAAGTCGATTCACTTATGAAGGATATCGGAACGGCAAATGTTTCGTATTTTCCCATGGAGATGGAACAGGAACTGGAGAAAGTTCTGTCTTCCGGAATGAGCATGAAGCTATGA
- a CDS encoding conjugal transfer protein TrbL family protein, protein MFIWDFVADKVLGQIMDWIYAQLVGFLGQFFAMMGNMGAELFNMSWVQAIVLFFSYLAWALYGTGLVVAVFECGIEYQSGRGSIKDTALNAIKGFMAVNLFNIVPVELYKLAVSLQGSFSSGITGMIGTSGGISTMSASALTNLGGLGLNPIMGIFIVILMGYAIIKVFFANLKRGGILLIQIAVGSLYMFSVPRGYIDGFVSWCKQVIGLCLTAFLQATILVAGLMVFNSNMLLGLGLMLASSEIPRIAGQFGLDTSTKANLMSTLYAAQSAVNITRTVVQAVAK, encoded by the coding sequence ATGTTTATTTGGGATTTTGTCGCAGACAAGGTTCTTGGCCAGATCATGGACTGGATTTACGCACAGCTTGTCGGTTTCCTCGGCCAGTTTTTCGCTATGATGGGCAACATGGGGGCCGAGCTTTTCAATATGAGTTGGGTACAGGCCATTGTACTGTTCTTTTCCTATCTCGCGTGGGCACTTTATGGGACAGGGCTGGTGGTAGCCGTTTTTGAGTGCGGAATTGAATACCAAAGCGGTCGGGGCAGCATTAAGGACACCGCCTTAAACGCCATTAAGGGATTTATGGCTGTGAATTTGTTTAACATTGTACCAGTGGAACTGTATAAGCTGGCTGTTTCTCTACAGGGCAGCTTCTCGTCCGGAATCACCGGAATGATTGGTACAAGCGGAGGCATCAGCACCATGTCCGCCTCCGCACTGACCAATCTCGGCGGGCTTGGGCTCAACCCAATCATGGGTATCTTTATTGTAATTCTCATGGGCTACGCGATTATCAAGGTGTTCTTTGCCAACTTGAAAAGAGGTGGCATTCTACTCATTCAGATTGCTGTAGGCAGCTTATACATGTTCAGCGTACCTCGCGGTTACATTGACGGTTTCGTAAGCTGGTGCAAGCAGGTCATCGGGCTGTGCCTGACTGCTTTTTTACAGGCGACCATCCTCGTCGCGGGGCTCATGGTGTTTAACAGCAACATGCTCCTCGGCCTCGGTCTTATGCTGGCAAGTTCGGAAATACCAAGGATTGCCGGACAGTTCGGACTGGACACCTCGACCAAGGCAAACCTCATGAGTACCCTCTACGCGGCGCAGTCTGCCGTCAATATTACAAGGACGGTTGTCCAGGCAGTGGCGAAATGA
- a CDS encoding DUF3852 domain-containing protein, producing the protein MKKSKKFFVIFCAVMLMVSMCCVTAYAADSGNVAGAVEGTWKTASQQIKTVVNNVVFPAIDLILAVFFFAKLGTAYFDYRKHGQFEWAAPAILFVCLVFTLTAPLYIWSVVGM; encoded by the coding sequence ATGAAAAAAAGTAAAAAGTTTTTTGTTATCTTTTGTGCCGTCATGCTCATGGTTTCCATGTGCTGCGTGACCGCTTATGCCGCAGACAGCGGCAATGTGGCGGGGGCGGTTGAGGGAACCTGGAAAACAGCTTCTCAACAAATCAAAACCGTCGTCAATAACGTCGTATTTCCCGCCATTGACCTGATCCTCGCTGTGTTTTTCTTTGCCAAACTCGGAACCGCTTATTTCGACTATAGAAAACATGGCCAATTTGAATGGGCCGCGCCGGCCATCCTTTTCGTCTGCCTTGTGTTTACTTTGACAGCCCCATTGTATATTTGGTCTGTGGTTGGTATGTAG
- a CDS encoding DUF6550 family protein, with the protein MKNLSDKNKRGLIVAGLSVVCVALVIAISYQFKTEKPKDVTAAPSSVVSSEVSPNPDSSKPAEKTDVVIQSNEPVTASSKVSGSGVSSGTKQTIQADVAKPEAPKEAPKPQGETNNSSKIPTYKSGDTKVSKPSEHKGGGKNDKGQVWFPGFGWVDDGGANQGAKAGSDGDVNKQVGRMD; encoded by the coding sequence ATGAAAAATTTATCTGATAAAAACAAGAGAGGGTTAATAGTCGCCGGACTCAGCGTCGTATGTGTGGCCCTCGTTATAGCGATATCTTATCAATTTAAAACAGAAAAGCCAAAGGACGTTACGGCGGCTCCGTCGTCTGTGGTTTCAAGTGAAGTAAGTCCGAACCCTGATTCCAGCAAACCGGCAGAAAAAACAGATGTGGTCATTCAGTCCAATGAACCGGTCACAGCATCCTCTAAAGTTTCGGGTTCCGGAGTCTCCAGCGGGACCAAGCAGACCATCCAGGCTGATGTGGCAAAACCCGAAGCCCCCAAAGAAGCTCCCAAACCGCAGGGTGAAACCAATAATTCCAGCAAAATCCCCACATACAAATCAGGGGATACCAAAGTCAGCAAGCCGTCTGAACACAAGGGCGGGGGGAAAAATGATAAAGGACAGGTATGGTTTCCCGGTTTCGGATGGGTGGATGATGGCGGTGCAAACCAAGGCGCTAAAGCGGGCTCGGATGGAGATGTTAATAAACAGGTAGGGCGGATGGATTAG
- a CDS encoding DUF4320 family protein: MLKKILKSKRGEGYIDVAVLVLCSMLVIALAVKVFPVYIAKNQLDTFATELCREAEISGRVGSETTQRAQVLKEQTGLNPAITWSKTGKIQLDHEFTVTVSIQENIGLFGGFGSFPITLKSKATGKSEVYWK; encoded by the coding sequence TTGCTAAAAAAGATATTAAAATCAAAACGCGGTGAGGGATATATTGATGTGGCGGTGCTGGTACTCTGCTCTATGTTGGTGATCGCCCTCGCCGTCAAGGTGTTTCCCGTGTATATCGCCAAAAACCAGCTGGACACCTTTGCCACCGAGCTGTGCAGGGAAGCTGAAATCTCCGGCCGGGTTGGCAGCGAAACCACCCAAAGGGCGCAGGTACTGAAAGAACAAACAGGGCTGAATCCCGCCATCACGTGGTCAAAGACCGGTAAAATCCAGCTCGATCACGAATTCACGGTGACGGTATCCATACAGGAGAACATTGGCCTTTTCGGAGGCTTTGGAAGTTTCCCCATTACACTGAAATCTAAGGCCACAGGCAAGAGTGAGGTGTACTGGAAATAA
- a CDS encoding secretion protein F — MKMLLFLFAVLLAAGLFFILAGVLKLPTMGAAKAMLSTGKKGKKAAKSIEAYLMTGAVRLSKIIRMNEYRKSRMANILKAAGIGMTPEIYTAYAIVKAGAILFGVIPCLLLFPLLSPVLVFLSILVYFKEIRKADEQLKAKREQIESELPRFVATIEQELKSSRDVLSILEHFKKNAGSAFAKELDIVTADMRSSSYEAALTRFEARLNSSQLSDVVRGLIGVLRGDDGAIYFQMLAHDFKALELQRLKGEALKIPPKIRVFSFIMLMCFLFTYLVVIALEIMKSLGGMF; from the coding sequence ATGAAGATGTTGCTGTTTCTATTTGCGGTCCTGCTTGCGGCGGGACTATTTTTTATTCTCGCCGGTGTGCTGAAGCTCCCGACCATGGGCGCGGCAAAAGCCATGTTAAGCACTGGGAAAAAGGGTAAAAAGGCCGCCAAAAGCATAGAGGCGTATCTGATGACCGGTGCTGTCAGACTCTCGAAAATCATTCGGATGAATGAATACAGAAAGAGCCGCATGGCAAATATCCTTAAGGCGGCAGGTATTGGCATGACGCCGGAGATCTACACCGCTTACGCCATTGTGAAGGCCGGGGCAATCCTCTTCGGCGTGATTCCCTGTCTGTTATTGTTCCCGCTGCTCTCTCCGGTGTTGGTGTTCCTTTCGATTCTGGTCTATTTTAAGGAAATCCGGAAAGCAGACGAGCAGCTTAAGGCAAAGCGTGAACAGATCGAAAGCGAGTTGCCACGGTTCGTGGCGACCATCGAGCAGGAACTGAAGAGCAGCCGCGACGTGCTGTCCATTCTGGAACATTTCAAAAAGAATGCCGGTTCTGCTTTCGCAAAGGAACTGGATATTGTGACCGCCGACATGCGCTCGTCAAGTTATGAGGCGGCGTTGACCCGGTTTGAGGCAAGGCTCAACTCGTCCCAACTCTCCGATGTGGTGCGAGGGCTGATCGGTGTGCTCCGCGGCGATGACGGCGCGATTTATTTTCAGATGCTGGCGCACGATTTCAAAGCACTGGAACTGCAGAGGCTCAAAGGCGAGGCACTGAAGATACCTCCGAAAATCCGTGTATTTTCCTTTATTATGCTGATGTGTTTCCTGTTTACCTATCTGGTTGTCATCGCCCTTGAAATCATGAAGTCCCTCGGCGGAATGTTTTAG
- a CDS encoding type II secretion system F family protein, which translates to MTFIQLIACVGLIAGTFILFGISPMKFTDGLFSFLTRRPKSIKDEINEVTKRKKPSFLRREIMEAQDILALTGRSSRFSLVCACSLLLFAIGASIAILMRNVFLVPVLAVGMMFLPFWYIRMTSTHYKKSIAAELETALSIITTAYLRNEDILTAVEENLQNLNPPVRSVFAGFVTQVRLINPDVDAALKTMKPKIENEVFQEWCDAVAACQYDRSLKTTLTPIVSKLSDMRIVNSELDYLVFEPRKEFIIMALLVVGNIPLIYFLNKSWYATLMHTVVGQIVLAICAAAIFISTAFVIKLTKPIEYRR; encoded by the coding sequence ATGACCTTTATTCAGCTGATTGCATGTGTTGGTCTGATCGCAGGTACTTTTATTTTGTTCGGAATCTCCCCAATGAAATTCACGGATGGGCTGTTTAGCTTTCTGACCAGGCGTCCCAAAAGCATCAAGGATGAGATCAACGAAGTCACCAAACGGAAGAAGCCGTCCTTTCTGCGCCGGGAGATCATGGAAGCGCAGGATATCCTCGCACTTACCGGACGGAGCAGCCGTTTTTCCCTTGTCTGCGCGTGCTCGCTGCTGCTGTTTGCCATTGGCGCGAGCATCGCCATTCTGATGCGAAATGTGTTCCTTGTCCCTGTTTTGGCGGTAGGTATGATGTTCCTGCCGTTTTGGTATATCAGGATGACGTCGACGCATTACAAAAAGAGCATTGCCGCGGAACTGGAAACGGCGCTGTCCATTATTACCACGGCCTATCTCAGAAACGAGGATATTCTGACCGCCGTCGAGGAAAATCTCCAGAATCTGAACCCTCCGGTGCGTAGCGTGTTTGCCGGGTTTGTGACACAGGTCAGGCTCATCAATCCCGATGTGGACGCGGCGCTCAAGACCATGAAACCAAAAATTGAAAACGAGGTGTTTCAGGAATGGTGCGATGCCGTTGCCGCCTGCCAGTACGACCGGAGCCTCAAGACCACGTTGACGCCCATTGTTAGCAAGCTGTCGGACATGCGGATTGTCAATTCTGAACTGGATTACCTTGTGTTTGAACCCAGAAAGGAATTCATCATCATGGCGCTCCTCGTCGTAGGCAACATCCCGCTGATCTATTTTCTCAACAAAAGCTGGTATGCAACGCTGATGCACACCGTCGTGGGGCAGATTGTTCTTGCAATCTGCGCGGCGGCAATTTTTATTTCCACCGCGTTTGTCATCAAGCTAACTAAGCCCATTGAGTACAGGAGGTAG
- a CDS encoding type II/IV secretion system ATPase subunit encodes MKQELQSAQPGSIADNHNLFFSPDDSSKNFVAVLHEVQEYISGKYSTLIIDGGKDEVKTQVKRYIGKYLMDYRIAVTGMTNEQLIDALYSEMAEFSFLTKYIFGTGIEEIDVNAWNDIEIQYSNGSTVKLDEHFDSPEHAISVIRRMLHVSGMVLDNASPAVLGHLSKNIRIAVLKTPLVDEDVGVCASIRIVNPQNLTKEDFVNEGTATGEMLDFLSECLRYGISVCVAGATSSGKTTLAGWLLTTIPDTKRIFTIENGSRELALVREKDGRVVNSVIHTLTRSSDNEKQNIDQDMLLDMALRFNPEIICVGEMRSAEAYTAQESARTGHTVLTTIHSNSCEATWRRMATLCKRKYDIADDTLMSLVTEAFPIVVFTKQLENKQRKIMEIMECEILPDGSRNFRTLFRFHITENRMDGDKFIINGRHEPVSGISSSLQKHFIENGMPQEVLNHILKGGNAV; translated from the coding sequence ATGAAACAAGAACTGCAAAGCGCCCAGCCTGGCAGTATTGCAGATAATCATAATCTGTTTTTTTCTCCCGATGACAGCTCCAAGAATTTTGTGGCTGTTTTGCATGAGGTGCAGGAGTATATCTCCGGCAAATATTCCACCCTCATCATTGACGGCGGAAAGGACGAAGTCAAAACGCAGGTTAAACGGTATATCGGAAAATACCTGATGGATTACCGTATCGCCGTAACGGGCATGACCAATGAGCAGCTCATAGATGCCCTCTATTCCGAAATGGCGGAGTTTTCATTTCTTACAAAATACATCTTTGGCACTGGCATTGAGGAAATCGACGTGAACGCGTGGAATGACATAGAAATCCAGTACAGCAACGGCAGTACGGTTAAACTGGACGAACACTTTGACTCACCGGAACACGCGATCAGCGTCATCCGCAGGATGCTCCATGTGTCCGGCATGGTGCTGGATAACGCAAGTCCCGCTGTCCTCGGGCATTTGAGCAAGAACATTCGAATCGCCGTTCTGAAAACGCCCCTTGTTGACGAGGACGTGGGCGTCTGCGCTTCCATCCGTATTGTGAATCCGCAGAATCTCACAAAAGAGGATTTCGTAAACGAAGGCACAGCGACCGGGGAAATGCTGGACTTTTTGTCTGAATGCCTGCGCTACGGGATATCCGTGTGCGTGGCGGGCGCGACTTCAAGCGGAAAAACCACTCTGGCGGGCTGGCTGCTGACCACAATTCCCGACACGAAAAGAATTTTCACCATTGAAAACGGTTCCCGCGAGCTTGCGCTGGTAAGGGAGAAGGACGGCAGGGTGGTCAACAGCGTCATCCATACCCTGACACGAAGCAGTGACAACGAAAAGCAAAACATCGATCAGGATATGCTCCTTGATATGGCGCTGCGTTTCAATCCCGAAATTATCTGTGTTGGGGAAATGCGCTCGGCAGAAGCCTATACCGCACAGGAATCGGCAAGAACCGGACACACCGTACTGACCACCATTCACTCCAATTCCTGTGAAGCCACTTGGCGCAGGATGGCAACCCTCTGCAAGCGAAAGTACGATATTGCGGATGATACCCTCATGTCTCTTGTAACCGAGGCGTTCCCGATTGTCGTGTTCACAAAGCAGCTGGAAAACAAGCAGCGCAAGATCATGGAAATCATGGAATGTGAAATTTTACCGGACGGCAGTCGAAATTTCCGAACCCTGTTCCGGTTTCACATCACGGAAAACCGCATGGACGGAGACAAATTTATTATTAACGGGCGTCATGAGCCGGTCAGCGGGATATCCTCCAGTTTGCAAAAGCATTTCATTGAAAACGGCATGCCGCAGGAGGTGCTCAATCACATTTTGAAGGGAGGGAACGCTGTATGA
- a CDS encoding AAA family ATPase — protein MFNFKTGSIFSRNTGGEPQNAEPEKDVQVLAVWGSPGSGKTTVAVKLAKHLADRHKNVVLLLCDMTAPMLPCICPPADLECEKSLGSILAATHVTDTLIKQNCVTHKKINYLTLVGMLKGENMFTYPPYNAELATELIECMRDIAPYIIIDCGSTIATDILSAVALMEADSVLRLVNCDLKSVSYLSSQLPLLKDNKWDAEKQYKAASNVKTNEASENIEQVLGSVAFKIPHSDELENQALAGDLFRDLALKDSRRFRKEIEKISKEVFGV, from the coding sequence ATGTTCAATTTCAAAACAGGGAGTATTTTCTCCCGAAACACCGGTGGCGAGCCGCAGAATGCGGAGCCGGAAAAAGATGTTCAGGTTCTCGCCGTGTGGGGCAGCCCCGGAAGCGGTAAAACCACTGTGGCGGTGAAACTGGCAAAACACCTCGCCGATAGGCACAAAAATGTCGTTTTACTTCTCTGTGATATGACCGCCCCCATGCTGCCCTGTATCTGCCCACCCGCCGACCTCGAATGTGAAAAATCCCTTGGAAGCATTTTAGCAGCGACCCATGTGACGGATACGCTCATTAAACAAAACTGCGTCACCCATAAGAAAATCAATTATTTAACGCTGGTCGGTATGCTCAAAGGCGAAAATATGTTCACCTACCCGCCGTACAACGCGGAGTTGGCGACGGAACTGATTGAGTGTATGCGGGATATCGCGCCTTATATCATCATCGACTGCGGCAGCACCATCGCTACGGACATTCTGTCCGCGGTTGCCTTGATGGAAGCCGATTCGGTGCTCCGGCTCGTAAACTGCGACCTGAAGTCCGTTAGCTATCTGTCTTCCCAGCTTCCGCTGCTGAAAGATAACAAATGGGACGCGGAAAAGCAGTACAAGGCGGCAAGCAATGTAAAGACCAATGAAGCCAGTGAAAACATCGAACAGGTGCTCGGCAGCGTGGCGTTTAAAATACCCCATTCCGATGAGTTGGAAAACCAGGCGCTTGCTGGAGATCTGTTTCGCGATCTGGCGCTTAAGGATAGCCGCAGATTTCGGAAGGAAATTGAGAAGATCAGTAAGGAGGTGTTTGGCGTATGA
- the cpaB gene encoding Flp pilus assembly protein CpaB: MSFLKNRTALGVLCIVLSLLICFAVTPLFNAGISQKTSIVRVTKDIKAGDQITKDMVQTVEVGGYNLPENVLKNKDSIVGKYAASDLTVGDYLLNSKITNTPAADNAYLYNLNGEKQAISVTVKNLANGLSGKLISGDIVSVIAPDYKKQGATVIPQELQYVEVIGVTASTGYDTDQRDAGSNSTSSESDRKLPATVTLLASPEQSKILADLESDGKLHLSLVYRGSKENAAKFIESQDKVLKGLYPSGNQRAESSSGTTSSSEGGK, translated from the coding sequence ATGAGTTTTTTAAAAAACAGGACTGCTCTCGGCGTGCTCTGTATTGTCCTTTCGCTCTTGATCTGCTTCGCGGTCACGCCGCTTTTTAATGCCGGAATCTCACAAAAAACAAGCATCGTGCGTGTTACGAAAGATATCAAGGCTGGAGATCAGATCACAAAGGACATGGTACAGACCGTGGAGGTTGGAGGATACAATCTTCCGGAAAATGTGCTAAAGAACAAGGACAGCATCGTCGGCAAATACGCTGCCTCAGATTTAACCGTTGGCGATTACCTCTTAAATTCTAAGATTACGAATACGCCCGCCGCCGACAACGCCTATTTATACAATCTTAACGGAGAAAAGCAGGCTATATCCGTAACGGTAAAAAACCTTGCAAACGGGCTGTCCGGCAAACTAATCTCCGGCGATATCGTATCGGTTATTGCGCCGGATTACAAGAAACAGGGTGCCACCGTCATTCCGCAGGAACTCCAGTATGTGGAGGTCATCGGGGTAACCGCCAGCACCGGCTACGACACCGACCAGCGTGACGCTGGATCCAATTCGACTTCGTCGGAGAGTGACCGGAAACTTCCGGCAACCGTGACCCTTCTTGCATCGCCGGAACAGAGCAAAATTCTTGCCGATCTGGAGTCGGACGGGAAACTGCATCTTTCCCTTGTGTACCGGGGCAGCAAGGAAAATGCCGCCAAATTTATAGAGTCGCAGGACAAGGTGCTCAAAGGACTGTACCCTTCCGGCAATCAGAGAGCGGAATCCTCTTCCGGAACAACCTCTTCCAGCGAGGGAGGCAAATAG
- a CDS encoding prepilin peptidase, translating into MQANCISLDNLLLLLQGGIFFALLLIASLIDIKKRTIPDTICLLIFLTGFICFEPEKLFGILTALPLLIAALIWGGMGGGDIKLMAAAGLVLGFQRGMAALVIGLTAMLIFYAIYLVVQKLRGRKCQKAFPLVPFLSTGYIAAYFMNMGGITL; encoded by the coding sequence ATGCAGGCTAATTGCATTAGCCTCGATAATCTGCTGCTCCTATTGCAGGGCGGCATATTTTTTGCCCTTTTGTTAATTGCATCTTTGATTGACATTAAAAAAAGAACGATTCCCGACACCATCTGTCTGCTCATTTTTCTGACCGGATTCATCTGCTTCGAACCGGAGAAGCTGTTCGGAATTCTGACAGCACTGCCGCTTTTGATCGCCGCTCTGATTTGGGGTGGCATGGGCGGCGGGGATATCAAGCTGATGGCAGCGGCAGGGCTTGTACTCGGTTTTCAAAGAGGTATGGCGGCGTTGGTGATCGGATTGACCGCCATGCTTATTTTTTATGCGATTTATTTAGTTGTTCAGAAGCTGCGCGGGAGGAAATGCCAAAAGGCGTTTCCCCTCGTGCCTTTTTTATCGACCGGCTATATCGCCGCTTATTTTATGAATATGGGAGGTATCACCCTATGA
- a CDS encoding DUF6133 family protein produces the protein MRKLALKVRNQMIGKVLVVQSLMRSRKAEGFVDTAIKILISVVIGALLLAGLYALFGNTIMPTVTQRIKEMFNYAG, from the coding sequence ATGAGAAAACTCGCACTTAAAGTAAGAAATCAAATGATCGGCAAAGTGCTGGTAGTTCAGTCTTTGATGCGTTCACGGAAAGCGGAGGGCTTCGTGGATACGGCCATTAAAATTTTAATCAGCGTTGTGATCGGCGCGCTGCTTCTCGCCGGACTGTACGCCCTATTCGGCAATACCATCATGCCGACCGTTACCCAGCGTATCAAAGAGATGTTCAACTATGCAGGCTAA
- a CDS encoding SpoVG family protein — protein MNETAKKQTTVPESAEQSMPMKVDVKIGSIRPEGSVRAIASVNLNNCFAIRNVKVVDSSKGPFVAMPSYKAGNGEYKDICFPVTAAFRQQLNTAVLDAYHQALTQSPKAAVPSSPEKLEQNSGMQMGGM, from the coding sequence ATGAATGAAACGGCAAAAAAACAAACAACTGTGCCGGAAAGCGCAGAACAATCCATGCCAATGAAGGTGGATGTAAAGATCGGCTCCATCCGTCCGGAGGGCAGTGTAAGAGCTATCGCTTCGGTCAATTTAAACAACTGTTTCGCTATCCGCAATGTCAAGGTGGTGGACAGCAGCAAGGGACCATTCGTGGCCATGCCCAGCTACAAGGCGGGAAACGGAGAGTACAAGGATATCTGCTTCCCTGTAACCGCCGCGTTCCGGCAGCAGTTGAACACCGCCGTACTGGACGCTTATCATCAGGCGCTCACACAGAGCCCAAAAGCAGCGGTGCCATCTTCTCCCGAAAAGTTGGAGCAGAATTCAGGGATGCAGATGGGCGGCATGTAG
- a CDS encoding DUF5057 domain-containing protein: protein MKSKIKRLFFISVLTMAMLLSVSTNSVSALATPSMTLTVVPNPSGNYVALNWNNIDRSQPYNYMLYSKSSLESTFQSIPAKNTVRVLNIFPDVTPTVSFKTWKGESCTLPKSASLKMWMETPNEYNAKGYGEGLISVDAVSISLFNVTPDSYLKNQDGTYKYDVLYFGAWDANNFQDLSNTAQIKVDTFIKTGRGVLFGHDTMVLNDTIAMPNFFNLAHYVNIETISKYTVLGGTQINVSKKGLLTNYPWKIGEPGTVLNVPMSHTNQLALGDVWMTYQPPYTYSGGTPQTNAEGKGTNAFYLTTWCNAAMIQTGHSNGAATPDEQRVTANTLFYLAQITTDTSWNDHKGQDLSVPDAPAVSGVTHNADCSQYTVAYSSSDNAMDYQYYVEATGQNDGVKFQSPVVAASIKSGMKGYSIVVDNNPSTVPNGAITTAAGNYTFSRPSGGNFYIHIAAVDNVGNVSQVTHYNVNELISVTHPISVNYSINPNNDTPFIASEIPITNNSGVPVKVSIQSLSASSGGSVRLNDVTSSKYADWSKLTVAQTKSDLALGIHVKETAAGTSSWSAINDTDLIYATDLSSKTLLGTLNPNGAKGTLALSAKCGLAWDKSYTASHSLVLLFELSK from the coding sequence TTGAAATCAAAAATAAAACGGCTGTTTTTCATTTCGGTTCTAACAATGGCAATGCTGCTGTCGGTCTCGACAAACAGCGTCTCAGCGCTGGCCACGCCCTCCATGACGCTGACGGTAGTGCCCAACCCTTCCGGCAATTACGTTGCCCTGAACTGGAATAATATCGACCGGTCGCAGCCGTACAATTATATGCTCTATTCCAAATCCTCGCTGGAATCCACTTTTCAGAGTATTCCGGCCAAAAACACGGTCAGGGTTCTCAACATCTTTCCCGATGTGACTCCGACCGTATCCTTCAAAACGTGGAAAGGCGAAAGCTGTACCCTGCCAAAATCCGCATCTCTGAAAATGTGGATGGAAACGCCGAATGAATACAATGCCAAAGGATACGGCGAGGGGCTGATCTCGGTCGACGCGGTTTCCATATCCCTTTTTAACGTAACTCCCGACAGTTATCTAAAAAATCAGGACGGAACCTATAAATACGATGTGTTATATTTCGGTGCGTGGGATGCAAATAACTTTCAAGACTTATCCAATACCGCCCAGATCAAAGTGGATACTTTCATCAAGACGGGCAGGGGCGTTCTGTTCGGTCACGACACGATGGTCTTGAATGATACCATTGCCATGCCGAATTTTTTCAACCTGGCGCATTACGTCAATATTGAAACCATCAGCAAATACACGGTGTTGGGCGGCACGCAAATTAACGTGTCTAAAAAGGGTCTGCTGACTAACTACCCGTGGAAAATCGGGGAACCGGGAACTGTTCTGAATGTTCCCATGTCACATACCAACCAACTGGCGCTGGGCGACGTGTGGATGACTTACCAGCCGCCGTACACCTACAGCGGCGGCACGCCGCAGACCAATGCCGAGGGGAAAGGCACCAACGCCTTCTACCTGACCACATGGTGCAACGCGGCGATGATCCAGACCGGGCATTCCAACGGGGCGGCCACACCGGACGAGCAGCGCGTGACCGCTAACACCCTTTTTTATCTCGCACAGATTACCACCGACACCTCTTGGAACGACCACAAGGGGCAGGATCTGAGCGTCCCGGATGCGCCTGCTGTTTCAGGAGTGACGCACAATGCTGACTGTTCACAATATACCGTTGCCTATTCGTCAAGCGATAACGCGATGGACTATCAGTATTACGTGGAGGCCACCGGGCAGAATGACGGCGTGAAATTCCAGTCTCCGGTAGTGGCGGCATCCATCAAAAGCGGCATGAAAGGGTATTCCATTGTGGTGGATAACAATCCCTCCACCGTTCCAAACGGAGCAATTACAACGGCGGCCGGAAACTATACCTTTTCAAGACCGTCCGGAGGCAACTTCTACATCCATATCGCTGCGGTGGACAATGTCGGAAATGTTTCCCAAGTAACACATTACAATGTGAATGAACTTATTTCGGTAACACATCCCATCAGCGTGAATTATTCCATCAATCCAAACAACGATACACCATTCATAGCGTCGGAGATTCCAATCACCAACAATTCCGGTGTTCCCGTAAAAGTGTCCATCCAGAGTCTGTCTGCTTCATCGGGTGGCTCAGTCAGATTAAATGACGTAACGTCTTCAAAATATGCCGACTGGAGTAAACTGACGGTGGCGCAGACCAAATCCGATCTGGCGCTCGGCATCCATGTGAAGGAAACAGCTGCGGGAACCTCTTCATGGTCGGCCATCAATGATACGGATCTGATTTACGCCACCGATCTTTCTTCAAAGACACTGCTTGGGACGCTAAATCCAAACGGAGCGAAAGGTACTCTGGCGCTCTCGGCAAAATGCGGGCTTGCATGGGATAAAAGTTATACCGCGTCCCACAGTTTAGTGCTGCTCTTTGAACTTAGCAAATAG